The Desulfomicrobium orale DSM 12838 genome includes a window with the following:
- a CDS encoding twin-arginine translocation signal domain-containing protein encodes MNRREFLKGAALGAGIGVLGSMGIHSYSPMRMAFLPQIKRKMTDIGVCKSVKITNISETSWFDNSIFMKNVTGAGGLLVDQYTFNWAPFGNGKGIGKGSYEEGIAKIKHLLPNRIDEAWAIAREHSVDADNAGGYSCLVEVEDLEGKTTKYLFDCGWNYAWMDESFQREGIDTMLANNEIAAFIQTHEHMDHFWGFPAVTKYNPNIHVMTPNTFYPQGKQYIKDSGHVGKWTEVSKGLHTIQPGVALYMFECPIIFKVFGEMSMYCNIQNVGLVSITGCCHQGIILFADTAYKELKYEKDQFYGLYGGLHISPFDDWDPKYDDLVIGLRKWDIQQVGCNHCTGLITAQKFVDAGYPVVKGTARFRSKTVNYLGNGDVITFPA; translated from the coding sequence ATGAACAGACGCGAATTCTTGAAAGGAGCGGCCCTTGGAGCCGGGATAGGCGTGCTGGGTTCCATGGGCATTCATTCCTACAGCCCCATGCGCATGGCCTTTCTTCCCCAGATCAAACGCAAAATGACCGATATCGGCGTATGCAAGTCCGTGAAGATAACCAACATTTCCGAGACGAGCTGGTTCGACAATTCCATCTTCATGAAGAATGTCACCGGAGCGGGCGGCCTGCTCGTGGACCAGTACACCTTCAACTGGGCGCCTTTCGGCAACGGCAAGGGCATCGGCAAGGGAAGCTATGAGGAAGGCATAGCCAAGATCAAACATCTCCTGCCCAACAGGATCGATGAAGCCTGGGCCATTGCCAGAGAACACAGTGTCGATGCGGACAACGCAGGAGGCTACTCCTGCCTGGTCGAAGTCGAGGACCTCGAAGGAAAGACCACCAAATATCTCTTCGACTGCGGCTGGAATTATGCCTGGATGGATGAAAGCTTCCAGCGCGAAGGCATCGACACCATGCTGGCCAACAACGAGATCGCGGCGTTCATCCAGACGCACGAACACATGGACCACTTCTGGGGATTTCCGGCCGTAACCAAGTATAATCCCAACATCCATGTCATGACGCCGAATACTTTTTATCCACAGGGCAAGCAGTACATCAAGGACAGCGGGCATGTGGGAAAATGGACCGAAGTTTCAAAGGGTCTGCACACCATTCAGCCGGGTGTGGCCCTCTATATGTTCGAATGCCCGATCATCTTCAAGGTCTTTGGCGAAATGTCCATGTACTGCAATATTCAGAATGTCGGTCTGGTGAGCATCACCGGATGCTGCCATCAGGGCATCATTCTCTTTGCCGATACGGCATACAAGGAACTGAAATACGAAAAGGACCAGTTTTACGGCCTGTACGGCGGGCTGCACATATCACCGTTCGATGACTGGGATCCTAAATACGACGATCTGGTTATCGGATTGCGGAAATGGGATATCCAGCAAGTCGGCTGCAACCATTGCACCGGGCTCATCACCGCGCAGAAATTTGTTGACGCAGGCTATCCGGTGGTCAAGGGCACGGCCAGATTCCGCTCCAAAACGGTCAACTATCTCGGCAACGGAGACGTCATCACGTTCCCGGCATAA
- a CDS encoding CobW family GTP-binding protein: MDIEALLPRPLDPQSGLECPTILGAMLTASHFERAKARALGWRGILPSVSETPGWTCKIAGSPYVFGLVFAGERVIGDKYIEGIFHSYVFPQPEDALLERFSLAALHQAMEEDYSARIRRIGAHEDTLQDFLLGLLRLKISLDKQALSLSLTAPDHHRTIAVDGVAAEDGRWVIAPGEYDCDVPAFRLLVRFFGTLAGTMEKQAGEQAGYWLNTSPIPVQGVDTAGNFSPCPGRHVRLIQLTATLGAAAEPPDARRLSHLPLRHRPAVNADASRPVLHVLTGFLGAGKTTFLRHWLDFLHGRERYTGVIQNEFGAVNVDAALLRGSTGVEALEDGCVCCSLADSLRPGLERLISSMPAQQIILETTGLANPESLLATLQFLEDLVVPGLIITVLDTCRMEENGFPGEEIHRAQIEKADVLILSKTDLHPEQDVHGLALHAAELNPRALVLCADNGHIAFAELDAWLEAHGDYTQCGPIPALPHTHGKSGITAHTVRLSPEASRQAIEAVISAAGPGLIRAKGMVRLRGEGMCMIQYASGTLNFENVPENTPPSGLILIGSGLLLSGTE, encoded by the coding sequence ATGGATATCGAAGCACTGCTGCCGCGCCCGCTGGACCCGCAAAGCGGCCTTGAATGCCCGACGATTCTCGGCGCCATGCTCACGGCCAGCCATTTCGAGCGAGCCAAGGCGCGGGCCCTGGGCTGGAGGGGCATTCTGCCTTCCGTTTCCGAAACGCCGGGCTGGACCTGCAAAATAGCCGGCAGCCCGTACGTTTTCGGCCTCGTATTCGCAGGAGAACGCGTTATCGGGGACAAATACATTGAAGGAATATTTCATTCGTATGTTTTCCCCCAGCCCGAGGATGCCCTTCTGGAGCGTTTCTCCCTGGCCGCGTTACATCAGGCCATGGAAGAAGATTATTCGGCGAGGATCCGCCGCATAGGCGCCCACGAGGACACGCTTCAGGACTTTCTGCTCGGCCTCCTGCGCCTGAAAATCAGCCTGGACAAACAGGCGCTCAGCTTGTCTCTCACCGCTCCCGACCACCACCGGACAATCGCCGTGGATGGCGTCGCCGCTGAAGACGGCCGGTGGGTTATCGCGCCCGGCGAATACGACTGCGATGTTCCGGCATTCCGCCTGCTGGTGCGCTTTTTCGGCACGCTGGCGGGCACCATGGAGAAACAGGCCGGTGAGCAGGCCGGGTACTGGCTGAACACAAGCCCCATTCCGGTGCAGGGAGTGGACACCGCCGGAAATTTTTCTCCATGTCCCGGCCGGCATGTCCGCCTCATTCAGCTCACGGCCACTTTGGGCGCGGCGGCCGAACCGCCTGACGCGCGACGTTTGTCGCACCTGCCCTTGCGCCACCGGCCGGCTGTCAACGCAGATGCCTCGCGCCCGGTTCTGCACGTGCTGACCGGTTTTCTTGGTGCCGGAAAAACAACCTTTCTGCGTCACTGGCTTGATTTCCTCCACGGGCGGGAGCGGTACACCGGAGTCATTCAGAACGAGTTCGGCGCGGTCAATGTGGATGCGGCTTTGCTGCGCGGCAGCACCGGAGTGGAAGCGCTGGAAGACGGGTGTGTCTGCTGCTCTCTGGCGGACAGCCTGCGCCCCGGTCTGGAGCGCCTGATTTCATCCATGCCCGCACAGCAGATTATTCTGGAAACCACCGGGCTGGCGAATCCGGAGTCTCTTCTGGCAACCTTGCAATTCCTGGAAGATCTGGTCGTGCCGGGACTGATCATAACAGTGCTGGACACTTGCCGTATGGAGGAAAACGGTTTTCCAGGGGAGGAAATCCATCGGGCCCAGATCGAAAAAGCCGACGTGCTCATACTTTCCAAAACCGATCTGCATCCGGAGCAGGATGTTCATGGCCTTGCCCTGCATGCGGCCGAACTCAATCCCCGCGCCCTTGTACTGTGCGCCGACAATGGACATATCGCTTTCGCGGAGCTCGACGCATGGCTGGAAGCTCATGGCGACTACACGCAGTGCGGCCCCATCCCGGCATTACCTCATACACACGGCAAGTCCGGTATCACGGCTCACACTGTCCGGCTCTCGCCGGAAGCGAGCCGTCAGGCTATCGAGGCCGTCATATCTGCGGCCGGTCCCGGTCTGATACGGGCCAAAGGCATGGTCAGACTGCGGGGAGAAGGCATGTGCATGATTCAATATGCGTCGGGAACTCTGAACTTCGAGAACGTGCCGGAAAACACGCCCCCCAGCGGACTGATCCTCATCGGCTCGGGCCTGCTGCTTTCTGGAACAGAGTGA
- a CDS encoding MotA/TolQ/ExbB proton channel family protein, with protein MNFFHQGGVMMWPLALVSVTVLAIVIDRMLLFSSVRFPGKNFARILSDALASNNMEPLVSSMRDIPVLKDFVLALEAPDAEHRERILEIRAEDVVRTLEKHLSLMAVLARLAPLLGLLGTILGMIATFAHIADSSSGINMTLLASGIWQALLTTAAGLSIAIPSLLALHWFRQRVSDIADALNATANAALSIQRIRKP; from the coding sequence ATGAATTTCTTCCATCAGGGCGGAGTGATGATGTGGCCGCTGGCACTGGTTTCCGTAACCGTGCTGGCCATCGTCATTGACCGGATGCTGCTGTTCTCCTCTGTTCGTTTCCCCGGAAAAAATTTTGCCCGGATTCTGTCCGATGCGCTGGCTTCCAACAACATGGAACCCCTCGTGAGTTCGATGCGCGACATACCCGTACTGAAAGATTTCGTCTTGGCTCTGGAGGCTCCGGACGCCGAGCACCGCGAACGTATTCTCGAAATCAGGGCGGAGGATGTCGTGCGCACGCTGGAAAAACATCTGTCCCTCATGGCCGTCCTGGCCCGGCTGGCTCCTCTTCTGGGGCTGCTGGGAACAATTCTCGGCATGATCGCCACCTTCGCGCATATCGCGGACTCCTCCTCCGGGATCAATATGACGTTACTGGCATCAGGCATCTGGCAGGCTCTGCTGACCACTGCGGCGGGCCTTTCCATCGCCATTCCGTCCCTGCTCGCCCTGCACTGGTTCCGGCAGCGTGTCTCCGATATCGCCGATGCCCTGAACGCGACGGCCAATGCGGCCCTGTCCATACAGCGGATACGGAAGCCATGA
- a CDS encoding ExbD/TolR family protein, protein MIDVRPRKIDEDGLELTPVLDVIFILLIFFVLASAFTLRGFDLDLPPAQTGEPIAGREVEIRLMRDGSILCEGAPLSPYDLSSRIQRIVREFAATPGQIVVKAHPQAPVEALIAIVDTVRAQGGEKILVATSSQKTDLSGESAENTHE, encoded by the coding sequence ATGATCGATGTCCGCCCCCGCAAGATAGACGAGGATGGGCTGGAACTGACGCCGGTTCTGGACGTCATCTTCATTCTGCTGATTTTCTTTGTGCTTGCATCGGCGTTTACTCTGCGCGGCTTCGATCTCGACCTGCCGCCGGCACAAACAGGAGAACCCATTGCGGGCCGGGAGGTGGAAATCCGCCTCATGCGGGACGGAAGCATTCTCTGTGAAGGCGCGCCCCTGTCTCCATACGATCTGAGCAGCCGCATACAGCGAATAGTCAGGGAATTTGCCGCCACGCCGGGACAGATTGTGGTAAAAGCGCACCCGCAGGCTCCGGTGGAAGCCCTGATTGCCATTGTCGATACCGTGCGGGCACAGGGTGGAGAAAAAATCCTTGTAGCCACTTCCAGCCAGAAAACGGACCTCTCCGGCGAGTCTGCGGAAAACACCCATGAATGA
- a CDS encoding TonB C-terminal domain-containing protein, whose product MNDSERLWTGIVLSLFVHFLFVLHPYRTEHAPPSSIALQTVMEMPPSTGHGRNTLQLGRRAISQDAEHHLADARRKAFADYLQAVDDAVHARRLDSGKTDLIGVARWRFFILEDGSFTPPILMRSSGSALLDETARRAIMAASKTVKRPAIIGSENIPMTLDVKFQHDLR is encoded by the coding sequence ATGAATGATTCGGAGCGGCTGTGGACCGGCATCGTTCTGTCCTTGTTCGTTCATTTTCTGTTTGTACTGCACCCGTACCGGACAGAACACGCCCCTCCTTCCTCTATTGCACTGCAAACCGTCATGGAAATGCCGCCCTCTACCGGCCATGGCAGAAATACCCTCCAACTGGGACGCCGCGCAATATCGCAGGACGCCGAACACCACCTGGCGGACGCCCGGCGCAAGGCCTTCGCGGACTATCTGCAGGCCGTGGACGACGCCGTGCATGCCCGCCGTCTGGATTCAGGAAAAACAGACCTGATCGGCGTGGCAAGATGGCGGTTTTTCATTCTTGAAGACGGCTCCTTTACACCACCCATCCTCATGCGGAGTTCCGGCTCCGCCCTTCTGGACGAAACGGCACGGCGCGCCATCATGGCCGCCAGCAAAACAGTCAAACGGCCGGCGATCATCGGATCCGAAAATATCCCCATGACTCTGGACGTCAAATTTCAGCACGATCTGCGCTGA
- the purM gene encoding phosphoribosylformylglycinamidine cyclo-ligase: protein MHSSQRDKAYKDAGVDIGAGNSFVSRIKPLVASTYTKGVVNDIGGFGGLFKPPMSMFSDPVLVASTDGVGTKLKLAFLFDVHHTVGIDLVAMSVNDIVVQGARPLFFLDYFATGRLDADKAEAVIKGIVQGCREAQCALIGGETAEMPDFYADGEYDLSGFCVGMVDNDRIVDGSTVGVGDVLIGLASSGVHSNGYSLVRKLYAESGLGPEDIFPGTDRTVAEVLLEPTRIYVEAVRNVSRDWEIHGMVHVTGGGFYDNIVRVLPKTVTAKVRFGSWDIPPVFAWLREQGGLSWEEMLQIFNSGIGYIMIVKKDVAMDVVHRLAALKQDSWVIGEIIERVGEEEQVRIEFSEEVC from the coding sequence ATGCACAGCTCCCAGAGGGACAAGGCGTACAAGGACGCCGGAGTGGACATCGGGGCGGGAAATTCGTTCGTTTCGCGGATCAAGCCGCTGGTGGCGTCCACGTACACCAAGGGTGTGGTCAACGACATCGGCGGGTTCGGCGGTCTGTTCAAGCCGCCCATGTCCATGTTCAGCGATCCGGTCCTGGTGGCCTCCACCGACGGAGTGGGCACGAAGCTCAAGCTCGCCTTTCTGTTTGACGTGCATCATACAGTGGGTATCGATCTGGTGGCCATGAGCGTCAACGACATCGTCGTTCAGGGTGCGAGACCCCTCTTCTTTCTGGATTATTTTGCCACGGGCCGGCTCGACGCGGACAAGGCCGAGGCGGTCATCAAAGGCATCGTCCAGGGCTGTAGGGAAGCGCAGTGCGCGCTGATCGGCGGGGAAACGGCGGAAATGCCCGATTTCTACGCTGACGGAGAATATGATCTGTCGGGTTTTTGCGTCGGCATGGTGGATAACGACAGGATCGTGGACGGCTCCACTGTCGGTGTGGGAGATGTGCTCATCGGGCTGGCTTCCTCGGGCGTGCATTCCAACGGCTACTCCCTGGTGCGCAAGCTCTACGCCGAATCCGGCCTTGGCCCGGAGGATATTTTTCCGGGCACGGACAGAACCGTGGCCGAAGTGCTGCTCGAACCCACACGCATCTATGTCGAAGCCGTGCGCAACGTGTCCCGGGACTGGGAAATCCACGGCATGGTGCATGTCACGGGCGGCGGTTTCTACGACAACATCGTGCGTGTGCTGCCCAAGACCGTGACAGCCAAAGTGCGCTTCGGTTCCTGGGACATTCCCCCGGTATTCGCGTGGCTGCGCGAACAGGGCGGCCTGTCCTGGGAGGAGATGCTCCAGATTTTCAACAGCGGCATCGGCTATATCATGATCGTGAAGAAGGATGTGGCCATGGATGTGGTGCATCGGCTGGCCGCCCTGAAGCAGGATTCCTGGGTCATCGGCGAGATCATCGAACGCGTCGGCGAAGAGGAGCAGGTGCGGATCGAATTTTCTGAAGAGGTCTGCTAG
- the amrS gene encoding AmmeMemoRadiSam system radical SAM enzyme encodes MDAPALLWRSAGQDVRCLLCAHFCRIPPGGRGRCSVRENRGGSLVSLSSRKVAALHLDPVEKKPLFHFLPGTATLSVGAPGCNMRCAFCQNWSLSCPSTRQTIHGEAISPAELIGMALASGAASMAYTYSEPTVFFELMAETAKLALNAGLRNIMVSNGFQSHPCLEALGPLIQAANIDLKSFNDTFYRDICGARLRPVLKNLVHMKKVGWHLEVTTLVIPGLNDSDRELAGIARFLRAELGEDTPWHVSRFHPACRMQDIPPTPPDTLLRAVEIGRTEGLFFVFAGNMRSRWQNTVCPCGATLIEREGFTVLRSILKAGACPACGRRITAGEERSARP; translated from the coding sequence ATGGATGCTCCAGCGCTCCTGTGGCGATCGGCGGGACAAGACGTTCGCTGTCTTCTGTGCGCCCACTTCTGCCGTATTCCGCCCGGCGGACGCGGCAGGTGCAGTGTGCGCGAAAATCGCGGCGGCTCGCTTGTGAGCCTTTCCAGCCGCAAGGTGGCCGCCCTGCATCTGGATCCGGTGGAAAAGAAGCCGCTGTTCCATTTCCTGCCCGGAACGGCCACCTTGTCCGTGGGCGCTCCCGGCTGCAACATGCGCTGCGCCTTCTGCCAGAACTGGAGCCTGTCTTGTCCATCCACCCGGCAAACCATTCACGGCGAGGCCATCAGCCCGGCCGAACTGATCGGCATGGCATTGGCCTCCGGGGCGGCGTCCATGGCCTACACCTACTCTGAGCCGACCGTCTTTTTCGAGCTCATGGCCGAAACAGCCAAGCTGGCTCTGAACGCGGGCCTCAGGAATATCATGGTCAGCAACGGGTTCCAGAGCCATCCGTGCCTGGAAGCGCTGGGGCCCCTCATCCAGGCCGCCAACATCGATCTCAAATCTTTCAATGACACCTTCTACCGCGACATCTGCGGCGCGCGGCTGCGCCCGGTGCTGAAAAATCTGGTTCATATGAAAAAGGTGGGCTGGCATCTGGAAGTGACCACTCTGGTCATTCCCGGTCTGAATGACTCGGACCGGGAACTGGCGGGAATAGCCCGTTTTCTGCGTGCCGAACTGGGCGAGGATACGCCCTGGCACGTCTCACGGTTTCATCCCGCCTGCCGGATGCAGGACATCCCGCCCACGCCGCCGGACACGCTGCTGCGCGCCGTGGAGATCGGACGGACCGAGGGGCTCTTTTTCGTTTTCGCGGGGAATATGCGCTCCCGCTGGCAGAACACAGTCTGTCCCTGCGGCGCCACGCTCATCGAACGGGAAGGATTTACGGTTCTGCGCTCCATCCTGAAAGCCGGAGCATGTCCGGCATGCGGACGAAGAATCACCGCCGGAGAAGAAAGAAGCGCCCGGCCATGA
- a CDS encoding cob(I)yrinic acid a,c-diamide adenosyltransferase — MLLIYTGPGKGKTSACVGQAVRALGRGFRVAFGQFMKRPDQAGEQEMLARLLGENFLASGAGFYRDRADYALHRRKALELLDWAGERIDAGLDMLVLDETLYALGHGLVEEAEVRGLIERCAARNCHLVLSGRGAPDWLVEEADIVSDIAEVKHIYARGGKARLGIEF; from the coding sequence ATGCTCCTGATCTATACAGGTCCGGGCAAGGGCAAGACTTCGGCTTGTGTGGGACAGGCCGTACGCGCCCTGGGGCGGGGATTTCGGGTGGCCTTCGGGCAGTTCATGAAGCGTCCGGATCAGGCCGGAGAACAGGAGATGCTGGCCCGGCTGCTGGGGGAGAATTTTCTGGCTTCCGGCGCCGGATTCTACCGCGACCGCGCCGATTACGCCCTTCACCGCCGGAAGGCTCTGGAACTTCTGGACTGGGCCGGGGAGCGGATTGACGCGGGGCTCGACATGCTGGTGCTGGACGAAACCCTGTACGCTCTGGGGCATGGACTGGTGGAGGAGGCGGAAGTGCGTGGCCTGATCGAACGGTGCGCCGCGCGGAACTGCCATCTGGTGCTGTCCGGCCGCGGCGCGCCGGACTGGCTGGTGGAGGAGGCGGACATCGTCTCGGACATCGCCGAGGTCAAGCACATATACGCCCGGGGCGGAAAGGCCCGGCTTGGTATCGAATTCTGA
- a CDS encoding amidohydrolase, which produces MTIMIKNARLGDAAADVLIRDGRFDSIGPEADVAADTVVDGSGKAILPSFHNTHTHAAMTLLRGYADDMELHTWLSEHIWPFEAGLTEEDVYWGARLACLEMIRSGTTFFTDMYWHWRGTARAVEEMGLRAALSAAFFDFSDPGRAEAMKRQVMELHAESGSFSGRIQFVLGPHAIYTVSAASLRWIAEYAAEHGLRIHMHLSETRKEVEDCQTEHGLRPVEYLHSLGLLGRHLSLAHAVWLGEAEMELLAAHGVQVAHCPVSNMKLCSGRFDMAGMRRHGVPVALGTDGCASNNSLDMFGEMKAASLLAKITSMNPSLFPAREALDAATVAGAHMFGLESGRIAVGAPADCVLVDLNRPCMTPDHHLESNLVYSATGACVDTVICGGRILMQGGVVDGEEEILARAGETAARLAAAARSGGGACS; this is translated from the coding sequence ATGACTATTATGATCAAAAACGCGCGCCTTGGAGACGCCGCGGCGGACGTACTGATCCGGGACGGCCGTTTTGACTCCATCGGCCCCGAGGCGGATGTCGCGGCCGACACCGTGGTGGACGGCTCGGGCAAGGCCATTCTGCCGTCTTTTCACAACACCCACACTCACGCGGCCATGACGCTGCTGCGCGGCTACGCCGACGACATGGAGCTGCACACCTGGCTGTCGGAACACATCTGGCCCTTCGAGGCCGGGCTGACCGAGGAGGATGTCTACTGGGGGGCCAGACTGGCCTGCCTGGAGATGATCCGCTCGGGAACCACATTCTTCACGGACATGTACTGGCATTGGCGGGGCACGGCCCGCGCGGTGGAGGAAATGGGCCTGCGTGCGGCCCTGTCCGCCGCGTTTTTCGATTTCAGCGATCCCGGCCGGGCCGAAGCCATGAAACGGCAGGTCATGGAACTGCACGCGGAAAGCGGATCGTTTTCCGGCCGCATCCAGTTCGTGCTGGGGCCTCACGCCATTTACACCGTATCTGCCGCTTCTCTGCGCTGGATCGCGGAATACGCGGCGGAACACGGTCTGCGCATCCACATGCACCTGAGCGAAACACGGAAGGAAGTGGAGGACTGCCAGACGGAACACGGTCTGCGGCCCGTGGAATATCTGCATTCCCTGGGGCTTCTGGGCCGGCATCTGAGCCTGGCTCACGCCGTGTGGCTGGGCGAGGCGGAAATGGAACTGCTGGCCGCACACGGCGTGCAGGTGGCTCATTGTCCCGTCTCCAACATGAAGCTCTGCTCCGGCCGGTTCGACATGGCGGGCATGCGCCGTCACGGCGTGCCCGTGGCTCTGGGGACGGACGGATGCGCCTCCAACAACAGTCTGGACATGTTCGGCGAGATGAAGGCCGCGTCTTTACTGGCCAAGATCACCTCCATGAATCCTTCCCTTTTTCCGGCGCGGGAAGCACTGGATGCGGCTACCGTGGCCGGGGCACACATGTTCGGCCTGGAGAGCGGACGCATCGCCGTAGGCGCTCCGGCCGACTGCGTGCTGGTGGATCTGAACCGGCCATGCATGACGCCGGACCATCATCTGGAATCCAATCTGGTGTACAGCGCCACCGGAGCCTGCGTGGATACGGTGATCTGCGGCGGGCGCATCCTCATGCAGGGCGGTGTGGTGGACGGCGAGGAAGAGATTCTGGCCAGAGCCGGGGAAACGGCGGCCCGTCTGGCGGCGGCCGCACGCTCCGGAGGTGGGGCATGCTCCTGA
- the pdxS gene encoding pyridoxal 5'-phosphate synthase lyase subunit PdxS yields MEQTMKAAEEELLNTELARRFRGGVIMDVVNPEQARIAEEAGACAVMALERVPSDIRAAGGVARMSDPGMIREIKAAVSIPVMAKCRIGHFVEARVLEAVDVDYIDESEVLTPADEEFHIDKTTFRTPFVCGCRNLGEALRRIAEGASMIRTKGEAGTGDVVEAVRHARCVTAEIRRVQVMPAEELVACAKEMGAPVELLRRVKALGRLPVLNFAAGGVATPADAALMMQLGMDGVFVGSGIFKSGDPARRAKAIVAAVAHHDDPRVLAEVSENLGPAMPGMAARSLPDEEQMSTRGW; encoded by the coding sequence ATGGAACAGACAATGAAAGCGGCGGAAGAAGAACTTCTGAATACGGAACTGGCCCGGAGGTTCAGAGGCGGGGTGATCATGGATGTGGTGAATCCGGAACAGGCCCGCATTGCCGAGGAGGCCGGAGCGTGTGCGGTCATGGCTCTTGAGCGGGTACCGTCTGACATCCGTGCGGCGGGCGGCGTGGCCCGCATGTCGGACCCGGGCATGATCCGGGAGATCAAGGCCGCCGTATCCATCCCGGTCATGGCCAAGTGCCGCATCGGACATTTTGTGGAGGCTCGCGTACTGGAGGCTGTGGATGTGGATTATATCGACGAGAGCGAAGTGCTCACGCCCGCCGATGAGGAATTTCACATCGACAAGACGACGTTCAGGACGCCTTTCGTGTGCGGCTGCCGCAATCTGGGCGAAGCTCTGCGGCGTATCGCCGAGGGAGCGTCCATGATCCGGACCAAAGGAGAGGCCGGTACCGGCGATGTGGTGGAGGCCGTGCGCCATGCCAGGTGCGTGACTGCGGAAATCCGTCGCGTCCAGGTCATGCCTGCGGAGGAGCTGGTCGCCTGCGCCAAGGAAATGGGCGCTCCGGTGGAGCTTCTGCGGCGGGTGAAAGCTCTGGGGCGGCTGCCCGTGCTCAATTTCGCGGCGGGCGGCGTGGCCACTCCGGCGGATGCCGCTCTCATGATGCAGTTGGGCATGGATGGCGTGTTCGTGGGCTCGGGAATTTTCAAAAGCGGCGATCCCGCCCGGCGGGCAAAAGCCATTGTGGCGGCCGTGGCGCATCATGATGATCCCCGCGTGCTGGCCGAAGTGAGCGAGAATCTCGGCCCGGCCATGCCGGGAATGGCGGCCCGGTCCCTGCCGGACGAGGAACAGATGTCCACACGGGGCTGGTGA
- a CDS encoding sigma-54-dependent transcriptional regulator, which produces MSRILIVDDDPQIGETLAAMAARLEHQCLTARTLREALSCLRQGDIDLVFLDVRLPDGNGLDALGAISALSNPPYVIVLTGQGDPEGAELAIRSGVWDYLVKPSPVRQIRDTLNRALASREEKRDPGRLLDLTDVVGQSPAMRRQCYERIAQASGSDSTVLITGETGTGKELLARTIHRNSTRSAQSFVPVDCAALAESLLESTLFGHVKGAFTGATRDGTGLVKLADQGTLFLDEIGELPLSAQKTFLRVLQERRFRPVGSSQELESDFRLVCATNQDLEGMVRAGRFRQDLFYRINTIRVELPPLREREGDIEPLARHHIERFCRQHRMPCKTMAPEFVHTLEQYDWPGNVRELFNTVEQALVLSGAGQTVYAQHLPRGVRVRAARSLLARPEAPMLDADGMEEAFPTFKDFKFRMEAEYLAGLIKKYGRDVQRMAQVSGLSRSHLYAVLKKHGLDG; this is translated from the coding sequence ATGTCCAGAATCCTGATTGTGGACGACGATCCGCAGATCGGCGAAACGCTGGCCGCCATGGCCGCGCGTCTGGAGCATCAATGTCTGACGGCCCGGACCCTGCGGGAGGCCTTGAGCTGTCTGCGGCAGGGGGACATCGACCTCGTTTTTCTGGACGTGCGCCTGCCGGATGGAAACGGCCTCGACGCGCTGGGCGCCATCAGTGCGCTGAGCAATCCTCCTTATGTGATCGTTCTGACCGGCCAGGGCGATCCGGAAGGCGCGGAACTGGCCATCCGCAGCGGGGTGTGGGATTATCTGGTCAAGCCTTCTCCCGTCCGGCAGATTCGGGACACCCTCAATCGCGCCCTGGCGTCCAGAGAGGAAAAGCGGGATCCGGGAAGACTTCTGGATTTGACGGATGTCGTCGGCCAGAGTCCGGCCATGCGGCGGCAATGTTATGAGCGCATCGCCCAGGCCAGCGGATCGGATTCCACCGTGCTGATCACGGGAGAAACAGGTACGGGCAAGGAACTGCTGGCCCGCACCATCCACCGCAACAGCACCCGTTCCGCCCAGAGCTTCGTGCCCGTGGATTGCGCGGCCCTGGCCGAGTCCCTCCTGGAGAGCACGCTGTTCGGGCACGTCAAGGGTGCGTTCACCGGAGCCACCCGTGACGGCACGGGGCTGGTCAAACTGGCCGACCAGGGCACGCTCTTTCTGGATGAAATCGGCGAACTGCCTCTGTCGGCCCAGAAAACATTTCTGCGGGTTCTGCAGGAGCGGCGTTTCCGCCCTGTGGGCTCCAGCCAGGAACTGGAGAGCGATTTCCGGCTGGTCTGCGCCACGAATCAGGATCTGGAGGGCATGGTGCGGGCGGGAAGATTCCGGCAGGATCTTTTTTACCGGATCAACACCATCCGCGTGGAACTGCCGCCCTTGCGGGAGAGGGAAGGAGATATCGAACCTCTGGCGCGGCATCATATCGAGCGGTTCTGCCGCCAGCATCGCATGCCCTGCAAGACTATGGCTCCGGAGTTCGTGCACACGCTCGAACAGTACGACTGGCCCGGAAATGTCCGGGAGCTGTTCAATACCGTGGAGCAGGCGCTGGTGCTTTCCGGCGCGGGACAGACGGTTTACGCCCAGCATCTGCCCCGGGGCGTGCGGGTCCGCGCGGCCAGATCGCTTCTGGCCCGGCCGGAGGCGCCCATGCTGGATGCGGATGGAATGGAGGAAGCCTTTCCCACGTTCAAGGATTTCAAATTCCGGATGGAAGCGGAGTATCTGGCCGGACTGATCAAAAAGTATGGCAGAGATGTGCAGCGGATGGCTCAGGTATCCGGACTGTCCAGGTCGCACCTTTACGCCGTGTTGAAAAAGCACGGTCTGGATGGCTGA